A section of the Oncorhynchus tshawytscha isolate Ot180627B linkage group LG09, Otsh_v2.0, whole genome shotgun sequence genome encodes:
- the LOC112258725 gene encoding cell death-inducing p53-target protein 1, whose translation MSSDPPPPYPGAPSAPLIEEKNGQPVAPDSAAPVTTGPPQGHPLPPDYGPPPYEATLQPGFLPPHVPGDGAMPIPHGGFYPPPGHFGPGQFGPGQFGPGQFGPGQFGPGPIQFGPVAGQTAHTVPAPPGTATTVTVLQGEIFQTAPVQTVCHHCQQPIITSINHSVGLMNAVFCLFCFFVGCDLGCCLIPCLIDDLKDVIHTCPYCKGYIYTYKRIC comes from the exons ATGTCCAGCGACCCACCTCCTCCCTACCCCGGAGCTCCCAGCGCCCCTCTTATCGAGGAGAAGAATGGACAGCCAGTCGCTCCGG ACTCGGCGGCCCCTGTAACGACGGGGCCTCCTCAGGGGCACCCCCTGCCTCCAGACTATGGCCCTCCACCCTACGAGGCCACGCTACAGCCAGGCTTCTTGCCGCCACACGTCCCAGGAGATGGGGCCATGCCCATACCACATG GTGGCTTCTACCCTCCGCCAGGTCACTTTGGCCCTGGGCAGTTTGGCCCTGGGCAGTTTGGCCCTGGGCAGTTTGGCCCGGGGCAGTTTGGCCCGGGGCCCATTCAATTTGGGCCTGTGGCAGGTCAGACGGCTCACACGGTGCCGGCACCCCCTGGGACAGCTACCACAGTGACTGTGCTACAGGGGGAGATATTCCAGACAGCACCCGTACAGACTGTGTGTCACCACTGCCAGCAGCCCATCATCACCAGCATCAACCACAGCGTGGGCCTCATGAATGCTGTCTTCTGCCTCTTCTGCTTCTTTGTTGG TTGTGATCTGGGCTGCTGCTTGATTCCCTGTCTGATCGATGATCTCAAGGATGTGATACACACCTGCCCTTACTGCAAGGGCTACATCTACACATACAAGCGTATCTGCTAA
- the LOC112258728 gene encoding DNA-directed RNA polymerase III subunit RPC10 — MLLFCPTCGNVLIVEEGQKCYRFACNTCPYVHNITRKVNNRKYPKLKEVDDVLGGAAAWENVDSTPEKCPKCEHPRAFFMQIQTRSADEPMTTFYKCCNYECGHRWRD, encoded by the exons ATGCTTCTGTTTTGTCCAACATGTGGGAATGTGTTGATTGTAGAGGAAGGACAGAAGTGCTATCGATTCGCCTGCAACACATGTCCGTACGTGCATAACATTACTAGGAAG GTAAACAACAGGAAGTATCCCAAACTGAAAGAGGTTGATGATGTGCTTGGTGGAGCTGCAGCCTGGGAAAATGTGGATTCCACGCCAG AAAAATGTCCCAAGTGTGAGCACCCCCGAGCATTCTTCATGCAGATTCAGACTAGATCTGCAGATGAACCGATGACAACGTTCTACAAATGCTGCAATTATGAGTGTGGACATCGCTGGAGAGACTAA
- the LOC112258722 gene encoding LOW QUALITY PROTEIN: myocardin-related transcription factor B (The sequence of the model RefSeq protein was modified relative to this genomic sequence to represent the inferred CDS: inserted 2 bases in 1 codon) has product MEPQGSLGVEGDFSLQLALLVPSLRSEAVTHELEDLTMEPSPSLPPLKERKNVLQRRLQQRRTREQLVEQGIMPPLKCPAAFHEQIRSLQRSRTENFLKHKIRSRPERSELVRMHILQETHAEPSLQATQMMLKRARLADDLNEKLAQRPGPMELVVKNILPVEPSLVKDGVTDPPDGEVENDFPKTKTPDVYNFDEDSSDALSPEQPASQESQSSSAPSPSPRTPRVTEAPVALSTSPPTSSITMKHCPPTSQSTTDFFNFSHVSTNEHQNIRLVTTPQPITIVATPKPGPMLVKQSQPKTPNEKSRSKKNKDPKPRVKKLKYHQYIPPDQKQEANEAPMDSAYARLLHQQQQFLQLQILSQQQQHYNYQTILPAPLKSTEGQNSCSNMSLSGSSLSSPIMVSLPSAAPARSNQTLTNRKPGVLPANLDEMKVAELKMELKLRGLPVSGTKTDLIERLKPYQEIPSSKAATAMELTGYTGAPQPESMSSTPPVSPAPSEVSSLGMEEAGMPGALSPARPTPSGSSPHQGRLEDSPMETRTSEKDQRLHEKERQIEELMRKLEQEQKLVEELKMQLEVEKRGLPSPPGPMALAQVKEEGRAASICSASAHSPLAVVKQEEPSSGQVQTSPLPQFFISHQQVPQVLRQPQPQTSLSGQPGTQILLPVSLPTSTATIQLPNNSIMLKVREPILQTTVSTTAPGLIQKTEASAPHQQQHTTQTQPMAQMTVPLCTTTTSGSGFQFRAGPGQTEIPQCFLNTFPGSRSPARASSNQAVPNGPTNKSPSACQPNFSNHIPKSKDPPRYEEAVKQTRRMQTAAQVPTATSQHMDDLFDVLIESGEISPFIRLDPSFPDKLLPVTASVTTLPFNTVLSRPRPRSRWPARPPPPLTPXAPPSLTALAIDNQLEAFLECTLKGETEPQTLRLMEELHSQLLEHSPMDTDTTGFNNVSAPPSSYHLDHTNLDNMEWLDLTMPGPTGGLNPLGLPPSGVFSSDFLDSHDLQLHWD; this is encoded by the exons TCCTCCAGCGCCGCCTGCAGCAGAGACGCACCCGTGAGCAGCTAGTGGAGCAGGGCATCATGCCAC CACTGAAATGCCCTGCTGCCTTCCACGAACAGATCCGCAGCCTGCAGAGGTCCAGG ACTGAGAACTTCTTGAAGCACAAAATCCGCAGTAGACCTGAACGTTCAGAGCTGGTCCGCATGCACATCCTGCAAG AGACCCATGCGGAGCCCTCTCTGCAGGCCACTCAGATGATGCTGAAGAGAGCCAGGCTGGCTGATGACCTCAATGAGAAGCTGGCCCAGCGACCCGGCCCCATGGAGCTGGTGGTCAAGAACATTCTGCCTGTGGAACCCAGCCTCGTCAAGGACGGCGTCACCG ATCCCCCAGACGGTGAGGTGGAGAATGACTTCCCCAAGACGAAAACACCTGATGTGTACAACTTTGACGAGGACAGCAGCGACGCCCTGTCcccagagcagccagccagccaggagtccCAGAGCTCCTCTGCCCCCTCACCCTCCCCCAGAACCCCCAGGGTGACAGAAGCCCCTGttgccctctccacctccccaccgaCCAGCTCCATCACCATGAAG CACTGCCCGCCTACCTCCCAGTCCACAACAGACTTCTTCAACTTCTCTCATGTCTCCACCAATGAGCATCAGAACATTCGCCTGGTGACCACGCCTCAGCCAATCACAATTGTTGCCACTCCAAAGCCGGGGCCCATGTTAGTAAAG CAAAGCCAGCCAAAGACACCCAATGAAAAGAGCCGCAGTAAGAAGAATAAAGATCCCAAGCCACGGGTGAAGAAGCTAAAGTACCACCAGTACATCCCCCCGGACCAGAAACAGGAGGCCAACGAGGCCCCCATGGACTCAGCCTACGCCAGGCTCctgcatcagcagcagcagttccTCCAGCTGCAGATActgagccagcagcagcagcactataACTACCAGACCATCCTGCCTGCCCCACTCAA GTCGACGGAGGGTCAGAACAGCTGCTCCAACATGTCTCTGAGTGGCAGCAGTCTGTCCAGTCCCATCATGGTCTCTCTACCCAGCGCTGCCCCAGCACGGTCTAACCAGACTCTGACAAACCGCAAGCCTGGTGTCCTACCTGCCAACCTGGACGAAATGAAG GTAGCTGAGCTGAAGATGGAGCTGAAACTGCGAGGTCTTCCGGTGTCTGGCACCAAGACTGACCTGATAGAGAGACTAAAGCCTTATCAGGAGATCCCCAGCAGCAAGGCTGCCACTGCCATGGAGCTGACAGGctacacaggggccccacaaccTGAGAGCATGAGCTCCACACCTCCTGTGTCCCCCGCACCCTCGGAGGTCTCCAGCCTGGGCATGGAGGAGGCTGGGATGCCAGGAGCTCTTTCCCCAGCTCGGCCCACTCCTTCTGGGTCATCTCCCCACCAAGGCCGCCTGGAGGACAGCCCAATGGAGACCAGAACCTCAGAGAAGGACCAGCGACTGCACGAGAAGGAGCGTCAGATCGAGGAGCTGATGAGGAAGCTGGAGCAGGAGCAGAAGCTGGTGGAGGAGCTGAAGATGCAGCtagaggtggagaagaggggtCTGCCCAGCCCTCCAGGCCCCATGGCCCTGGCCCAGGTCAAAGAAGAGGGCAGGGCCGCCTCAATCTGCTCTGCCTCTGCACATAGCCCACTAGCAGTGGTGAAACAGGAGGAGCCCAGCTCAGGCCAGGTGCAGACGTCCCCCCTGCCTCAGTTCTTCATCAGCCACCAGCAGGTGCCTCAGGTCCTCAGACAGCCCCAGCCTCAGACCTCACTGTCTGGCCAGCCTGGAACACAGATCctgctgcctgtctccctgcccacCAGCACTGCCACCATCCAGCTACCGAACAACAGCATTATGCTGAAGGTCAGAGAGCCAATCCTGCAGACCACAGTTAGTACTACAGCTCCAGGTCTCATCCAGAAAACAGAGGCCTCAGCAccccaccaacaacaacacaccacCCAGACCCAACCCATGGCACAG ATGACAGTCCCACTGTGCACAACCACCACCTCAGGCTCTGGGTTCCAGTTCAGAGCAGGCCCAGGTCAGACAGAGATCCCCCAGTGTTTCCTAAACACTTTCCCAGGGAGCAGGTCCCCTGCCAGGGCCTCGTCCAACCAAGCAGTCCCCAATGGTCCAACAAACAAG TCCCCCTCTGCCTGCCAGCCCAACTTCTCAAACCACATCCCCAAGAGTAAGGACCCGCCACGCTACGAAGAGGCCGTTAAACAGACGCGCAGAATGCAGACTGCTGCACAG GTACCCACTGCAACCAGCCAGCACATGGATGACCTGTTTGACGTGTTGATCGAGAGTGGAG AGATCTCCCCCTTCATCAGACTGGACCCTTCCTTTCCAGACAAGCTGCTTCCTGTGACCGCCAGCGTAACCACCCTGCCCTTCAACACGGTGCTATCCCGCCCCCGCCCCAGATCCAGgtggcccgcccgcccgcccccaCCCTTAACCCC GGCCCCACCCAGCCTGACAGCCCTGGCCATAGACAACCAGCTGGAGGCCTTCCTGGAATGCACGCTGAAGGGGGAGACTGAGCCCCAGACACTGAGGTTGATGGAAGAGCTGCACAGTCAGCTACTGGAGCACTCCCCCATGGACACGGACACCACCGGGTTCAACAATGTCAGTGCACCCCCCTCCAGCTACCACCTGGACCACACCAACCTGGACAACATGGAGTGGCTGGACCTGACCATGCCCGGGCCGACGGGGGGACTCAACCCACTAGGCCTTCCCCCGTCTGGGGTCTTCTCCTCTGACTTCCTGGACTCCCATGACCTGCAGCTACACTGGGACTAA
- the LOC112258726 gene encoding U11/U12 small nuclear ribonucleoprotein 25 kDa protein has protein sequence MMGEETQSLHLDEGLSIKEEEFRQAEGKMNQVEDEKPEEVEEEDEEEDEEALPHSEFLDIFEEGLARLVQDPLLCDLPIQVTLEEVNSQVALEYGQAMTVRVCKADGEVMPIVVVQNAMVLDLKKAIQRFMELKQQREGGVKHVSWRYVWRTFHLVFQGEKLDDDKMKLKDYGIRNRDEVTFMKRLRKK, from the exons ATGATGGGGGAGGAGACCCAGTCCCTTCACCTGGATGAGGGACTGTCTATAAAGGAAGAGGAGTTCAGACAGGCAGAGGGTAAGATGAACCAAGTGGAGGATGAAAAACCAGAGGAGGttgaagaggaagatgaggaggaggatgaagaagcATTGCCACACTCTGAATTCCTGGACATCTTTGAAGAAGGACTCGCTCGCCTTGTACAGGACCCTCTACTCTGTGACCTTCCCATTCAG GTGACTCTGGAGGAGGTGAATTCCCAGGTTGCCCTGGAGTATGGCCAAGCCATGACGGTCCGTGTATGCAAAGCGGATGGTGAAGTAATGC CCATAGTGGTGGTGCAGAATGCTATGGTGCTGGATTTGAAGAAAGCCATCCAGAGGTTCATGGAGCTGAAACAGCAACGGGAGGGTGGGGTAAAGCACGTcagctg GAGATACGTATGGAGAACCTTTCATCTTGTATTTCAAGGAGAGAAGCTTGATGATGACAAAATGAAACTAAAGGA ttaTGGGATCAGAAACAGAGATGAGGTGACATTCATGAAGAGACTGAGGAAGAAGTGA